From the Erythrolamprus reginae isolate rEryReg1 chromosome Z, rEryReg1.hap1, whole genome shotgun sequence genome, one window contains:
- the LOC139154751 gene encoding RAD52 motif-containing protein 1-like isoform X1, whose translation MAEILEFRVPPGNGQTLLVLGLESDASEHALHLTFSAFGLLYSVSLHRNASVAGPGYHAFVKFYSARDASKAQQACNGKSLFQKTALKVCICTRQRDLAKQTLNSYKSQELANYYLGFNGWSSRIITLQKVPGFEDDEKEEEGTLSRHHHSKYLCVQELRIPGYDIYTRGIGVAELHVNPSQEFLTASCNTQKIAVQQALSDAFRKIFFIILENGKLAVEYSCPENDPIDCLSEEELRGHIQVTELSLSQVDSQEEEEILCNFNMDGE comes from the exons ATGGCAGAGATTCTGGAGTTCCGCGTCCCTCCGGGGAATGGCCAGACTCTTCTAGTCTTGGGGCTGGAGTCGGATGCGTCGGAG cATGCTCTCCATCTTACATTCTCTGCCTTTGGACTGCTTTATTCTGTAAGTCTCCACAGAAATGCTTCAGTAGCTGGGCCTGGCTATCATGCCTTTGTTAAGTTCTACTCTGCCCGAGATGCTAGCAAGGCACAACAAGCTTGCAACGGGAAGTCACTGTTTCAGAAAACTGCTCTGAAG GTTTGCATTTGTACCAGACAGAGGGACCTTGCAAAGCAAACATTAAACAGTTACAAAAGCCAAGAATTAGCCAATTACTACCTTGGTTTCAATGGTTGGTCCAGTCGCATCATCACT CTGCAGAAAGTACCTGGCTTTGAAGAtgatgagaaagaagaagaaggaacttTGTCCAGGCACCATCATTCAAAGTATCTTTGTGTGCAAGAATTAAGAATCCCAGGTTATGACATTTATACCAGAGGGATTGGTGTGGCTGAACTTCATGTGAATCCCAGTCAAG AGTTTCTCACAGCCTCCTGCAATACTCAGAAGATTGCAGTGCAGCAAGCACTTTCCGATGCATTCCGGAAAATTTTCTTCATAATCTTAG aAAATGGGAAGTTGGCAGTGGAGTACAGCTGTCCTGAGAATGACCCCATTGATTGTTTATCAGAAGAGGAACTCAGGGGTCATATTCAA GTTACTGAATTGTCACTTTCACAGGTAGACTCTCAAGAAGAGGAAGAGATCCTGTGCAATTTTAACATGGATGGAGAATAG
- the LOC139154751 gene encoding RAD52 motif-containing protein 1-like isoform X2: MAEILEFRVPPGNGQTLLVLGLESDASEHALHLTFSAFGLLYSVSLHRNASVAGPGYHAFVKFYSARDASKAQQACNGKSLFQKTALKVCICTRQRDLAKQTLNSYKSQELANYYLGFNGWSSRIITLQKVPGFEDDEKEEEGTLSRHHHSKYLCVQELRIPGYDIYTRGIGVAELHVNPSQENGKLAVEYSCPENDPIDCLSEEELRGHIQVTELSLSQVDSQEEEEILCNFNMDGE, translated from the exons ATGGCAGAGATTCTGGAGTTCCGCGTCCCTCCGGGGAATGGCCAGACTCTTCTAGTCTTGGGGCTGGAGTCGGATGCGTCGGAG cATGCTCTCCATCTTACATTCTCTGCCTTTGGACTGCTTTATTCTGTAAGTCTCCACAGAAATGCTTCAGTAGCTGGGCCTGGCTATCATGCCTTTGTTAAGTTCTACTCTGCCCGAGATGCTAGCAAGGCACAACAAGCTTGCAACGGGAAGTCACTGTTTCAGAAAACTGCTCTGAAG GTTTGCATTTGTACCAGACAGAGGGACCTTGCAAAGCAAACATTAAACAGTTACAAAAGCCAAGAATTAGCCAATTACTACCTTGGTTTCAATGGTTGGTCCAGTCGCATCATCACT CTGCAGAAAGTACCTGGCTTTGAAGAtgatgagaaagaagaagaaggaacttTGTCCAGGCACCATCATTCAAAGTATCTTTGTGTGCAAGAATTAAGAATCCCAGGTTATGACATTTATACCAGAGGGATTGGTGTGGCTGAACTTCATGTGAATCCCAGTCAAG aAAATGGGAAGTTGGCAGTGGAGTACAGCTGTCCTGAGAATGACCCCATTGATTGTTTATCAGAAGAGGAACTCAGGGGTCATATTCAA GTTACTGAATTGTCACTTTCACAGGTAGACTCTCAAGAAGAGGAAGAGATCCTGTGCAATTTTAACATGGATGGAGAATAG